In Bdellovibrionales bacterium, a genomic segment contains:
- a CDS encoding aminotransferase class V-fold PLP-dependent enzyme, producing the protein MSSYKYNRRESLKALALAAGSFTLSACTHGNLPPSNSISEPDIQNDWNAVRDLFNLDRQKLHFASFVLPSHPAPVRREIERLQKQFDSDPMASKEHFSVFIEKMHNSTATYLKTDFKNIAFTDSTTMGLGLLYNGIKLYPGKEILVSDHDFYSTIESLRLRANNTGALVRKYELYKSIKHVSEDEILTNIRKNIKPQTRVLAATWVQSDTGLKIPVKGIGEIVADVNRNRDSKDRLLYCIDGVHGLGVEEMTPAEIGCDFFAAGTHKAIFGPRGTGILWAKDSKWPSADIEATIPSFFGTNYFGQAMSPGGMHTFDYRWVVYEAFDLHLKLAKIESKKNPLSSHPDEAGSP; encoded by the coding sequence ATGAGCTCATATAAATATAATCGAAGAGAATCTTTAAAGGCTTTGGCATTGGCGGCAGGGTCTTTCACTCTCTCTGCCTGCACGCATGGTAACTTGCCACCTTCAAATTCAATCTCAGAACCAGACATTCAGAATGACTGGAATGCTGTCAGAGATCTCTTTAACCTTGATAGACAAAAGCTGCACTTTGCAAGCTTCGTACTGCCCTCCCACCCTGCACCCGTCAGAAGGGAAATCGAGCGTCTACAGAAGCAATTCGATTCGGACCCCATGGCCAGCAAGGAGCATTTTAGTGTTTTCATTGAAAAAATGCACAATTCGACTGCAACCTATCTAAAGACCGATTTCAAAAATATCGCCTTTACAGACAGCACCACAATGGGCTTAGGCTTATTATACAATGGAATTAAACTCTATCCAGGCAAAGAGATCTTGGTGTCTGACCATGACTTCTATTCGACCATAGAAAGTCTAAGATTGAGAGCCAATAACACTGGCGCATTGGTCCGTAAATACGAGCTCTACAAATCGATAAAGCACGTTTCAGAAGACGAAATACTTACTAATATTCGTAAAAACATAAAGCCACAAACTCGAGTTTTGGCGGCCACTTGGGTTCAGTCAGATACTGGGCTAAAGATTCCTGTAAAAGGTATTGGTGAAATTGTTGCCGATGTGAATCGGAATCGTGACTCTAAAGATCGTCTGCTCTATTGTATTGACGGAGTTCACGGACTTGGAGTGGAGGAAATGACTCCCGCCGAGATAGGTTGTGATTTTTTTGCGGCTGGAACTCATAAGGCAATATTCGGCCCCCGTGGTACCGGTATATTATGGGCTAAAGATTCCAAATGGCCGAGCGCAGACATTGAGGCAACGATCCCTTCTTTTTTTGGCACAAACTATTTTGGCCAAGCTATGTCCCCTGGCGGAATGCACACTTTTGATTATCGTTGGGTCGTTTACGAAGCTTTTGATCTACATTTAAAATTGGCAAAAATAGAATCGAAAAAGAATCCACTCTCTAGCCACCCAGATGAAGCAGGGTCTCCTTAA
- a CDS encoding mechanosensitive ion channel family protein produces the protein MGDCFDGFRKLVIFTWMFSFLAQTLNVTETIDRILHVSVVLLTAYQFCIWGLNLLSRWREHLLTKKISGNGSSKSAIGLIYVGAQTLLICVASLLALSNIGVDVGALVAGLGVGGIAVALAAQNVLGDLLASLSIVFDKPFVIGDLIYVGNEKGTVEHIGIKTTRLRSLSGEELIFSNKDLLESRIQNFKRMSERRGVLNIGVTYSTPADKLELIPIWIRAIVENISNLRFERCHFSNYGNSSLDFEIVFWVLDPEFQIYMDLKQTLLIGIFKKFQSEKIEFAYPTQTLIVEKFPQPPAGGS, from the coding sequence ATGGGAGACTGTTTTGATGGATTTAGGAAACTCGTTATATTTACGTGGATGTTCAGTTTTTTGGCTCAAACTCTCAATGTCACTGAGACCATAGACCGAATTCTACATGTTTCGGTCGTTTTACTCACTGCCTATCAATTTTGCATTTGGGGATTGAACTTGCTCAGCAGGTGGAGAGAACACCTTCTCACGAAGAAAATATCTGGCAATGGGTCTTCGAAGTCGGCAATAGGATTGATCTATGTGGGTGCTCAGACACTTCTGATTTGTGTCGCGAGTTTATTGGCTTTAAGTAACATCGGGGTGGATGTTGGAGCTTTGGTAGCTGGGCTCGGGGTGGGAGGAATCGCTGTAGCTCTCGCTGCTCAAAATGTGTTGGGAGATTTGTTGGCTTCTTTGTCAATCGTATTTGATAAGCCTTTTGTGATAGGAGATCTCATATATGTTGGTAATGAGAAAGGTACAGTGGAGCACATTGGAATCAAGACGACCCGACTTCGTAGTCTTTCGGGAGAGGAGCTAATTTTTTCAAATAAGGACCTGCTGGAAAGCCGGATTCAAAATTTCAAGCGAATGTCTGAACGTCGTGGTGTATTGAATATTGGAGTAACCTATTCGACTCCGGCTGATAAGTTGGAGTTGATACCAATTTGGATCAGAGCCATTGTGGAGAATATCAGTAATCTTAGATTTGAACGCTGTCATTTTTCAAATTATGGAAATTCGTCGCTTGATTTTGAGATTGTATTCTGGGTCCTGGACCCAGAATTTCAGATCTATATGGATCTGAAACAGACGCTTCTCATTGGTATATTCAAGAAATTTCAGTCAGAGAAAATTGAATTTGCGTATCCGACCCAAACTCTCATCGTCGAAAAATTTCCGCAGCCTCCGGCAGGGGGCAGCTAA
- a CDS encoding PAS domain S-box protein has product MTWIYASTLGQNEAMKTAQDLMTSQVYSINSSDELATVIRDFLQYGVTTAPVLDHMGDVLGILSELSLVKTFVRQSLKESKVVRIGHFSDVLEEPFFVSIDTPIAGVLKALVNSPTHRVVVQNLGKQMVGVISPKDVLRFLLGEYDESKNLNTQLEKANEKLREVMSQLKDTKEVLIRYQNFYEKTPVLMHSVDAEGNIVMANQCIHQALGYNPGELIGKHIDELYTKDHVADAHKGLKNIANNGFHNSTYTTMLTKDGKPFRVDIASSAIKTPDGEFFATISVSRPINSDTILRALRGLLHQESLGEEELNSFLQEIQEMGLSHLPKQISKA; this is encoded by the coding sequence ATGACCTGGATTTATGCATCGACATTGGGTCAAAATGAAGCCATGAAAACGGCTCAAGACCTTATGACTTCGCAAGTCTATTCCATCAATTCCTCAGATGAGTTGGCTACAGTCATCAGAGATTTTCTTCAATACGGAGTGACCACGGCGCCCGTTCTCGACCACATGGGTGACGTTTTAGGCATTCTGTCTGAGCTCTCACTCGTAAAAACTTTTGTTCGCCAAAGCCTAAAGGAGTCGAAGGTTGTTCGAATTGGACATTTTTCTGATGTTCTGGAAGAACCATTTTTTGTTAGCATAGACACGCCCATTGCTGGAGTCTTGAAAGCTTTGGTTAACTCCCCTACACACCGCGTAGTCGTTCAGAATCTGGGCAAACAAATGGTGGGGGTTATTAGCCCAAAGGATGTACTCAGATTTCTTTTAGGAGAATATGACGAATCCAAAAATTTGAACACTCAATTAGAGAAGGCAAATGAAAAGCTAAGGGAAGTCATGTCCCAGCTCAAGGACACAAAAGAAGTCCTAATTAGGTACCAAAATTTCTACGAAAAAACTCCAGTCCTAATGCACTCGGTGGATGCGGAAGGCAACATCGTCATGGCAAACCAGTGTATCCATCAAGCACTCGGATACAACCCCGGTGAGCTAATTGGTAAACATATTGATGAGCTCTACACCAAAGATCATGTTGCTGATGCCCACAAAGGACTAAAAAATATTGCTAACAATGGTTTTCACAACAGTACTTACACAACAATGCTGACGAAAGACGGGAAACCATTCAGGGTGGATATAGCATCATCTGCAATCAAAACTCCGGATGGAGAATTTTTTGCCACAATTTCTGTTTCACGACCAATAAATTCGGATACCATTCTCAGAGCACTCCGCGGACTGCTTCATCAAGAAAGCCTTGGAGAGGAAGAACTCAATTCCTTTTTACAGGAAATACAAGAGATGGGACTATCTCACCTTCCCAAACAAATCTCAAAAGCTTAG
- a CDS encoding carbonic anhydrase, translated as MKKLVDGIIEFRRNLQPEYREKFSRLALGQSPDTLFIACSDSRVVPNLFASTDPGDLFVIRNVGNLIPMCKKDGHSSGDVSEGAAIEFALMNLNVSDVIVCGHSECGAMHAILEGRSGVAAPNLRSWLRHGEPSLEKLSIVNSKLSPINRLSQLNVLQQIEHLKTYPIVRERLDQGKIKLHGWWFELSTANVYAHEGESNEFVLIGEEPPRSRPRVASECIHADFASV; from the coding sequence ATGAAGAAACTTGTGGACGGAATTATTGAATTTCGGCGGAATTTACAACCGGAGTATAGAGAGAAATTCTCTCGGCTAGCCTTGGGACAATCTCCAGATACCTTGTTCATTGCCTGTTCTGATAGCCGGGTTGTTCCGAATTTATTTGCATCCACTGATCCTGGCGATCTTTTTGTCATTAGGAATGTGGGAAACTTAATTCCTATGTGCAAGAAGGACGGTCACTCTTCGGGAGATGTATCGGAAGGGGCGGCAATCGAATTTGCGTTGATGAATTTGAATGTGTCGGATGTCATTGTTTGCGGCCATTCCGAATGTGGGGCCATGCATGCTATATTGGAAGGACGAAGTGGGGTTGCAGCACCAAACTTGCGATCCTGGTTGCGTCATGGCGAGCCATCATTGGAAAAGCTTTCTATAGTGAATTCAAAACTGAGTCCAATCAATCGACTCTCGCAGTTAAATGTGCTGCAGCAAATAGAACATCTGAAGACCTACCCGATTGTACGAGAGAGATTGGATCAAGGGAAGATCAAGTTGCATGGATGGTGGTTCGAACTGAGCACTGCAAATGTCTATGCCCATGAAGGGGAATCCAATGAGTTTGTTCTCATTGGTGAAGAGCCGCCCCGGTCCAGGCCTAGAGTAGCCAGTGAATGCATCCATGCGGATTTTGCATCAGTCTAA